The genomic window CACCTCGGGCGGGGTGGCCACGTCGGGCCGGGCGAAGGCGGCGGCCAGCACCCGGGCGACCGGCGCCTCGTCCGCCGGGTCCTCTGGTCGCAGCCGAAGGGTGGTCACCCGCGCGACCTTACCGGCCCGCGCCCGTCCATCCGTGACGGTCGCTGGAATTCGATGTGCGCGGGTTTCGCTGAACGTCCATGTCGGCCGATCCCTTTCGGGTGTTGCCGGGGTAGCGGGCTCCGACACGGGGTATGACTGAGCCATGAAACCCGTGCGCTCCCTCGCCCGTGTCATGTTGAGCGGAATCTTCGTGGTCAGCGGCGTCCGCAACTTCCAGAATCCCGGTCGCCTGGCCCCGGCCGCCAAGCCGGTCACCGACCGGGTCGCGCCCCTGCTCCAGAAGAACGTCCACCCCCGGTTCCCGACCGACGCCGAGACGCTGGTCCGGATCAACTCGGCCACCCAGCTCGTCGCTGGCCTGATGCTGGCCACCGGCAAGTTCACCCGACCGGCCGCGCTGGTCCTCGCCGGCAGCCTGGTGCCGGTGACCGTGGCCGGCCATCCCTTCTGGACCAACGACGACCCGGCGGCGCGGAACAACAACCAGGTCCACTTCCTGAAGAACCTCGGCCTCTGCGGCGGGCTGCT from Micromonospora kangleipakensis includes these protein-coding regions:
- a CDS encoding DoxX family protein yields the protein MKPVRSLARVMLSGIFVVSGVRNFQNPGRLAPAAKPVTDRVAPLLQKNVHPRFPTDAETLVRINSATQLVAGLMLATGKFTRPAALVLAGSLVPVTVAGHPFWTNDDPAARNNNQVHFLKNLGLCGGLLLAAADTEGKPGLRWRAGHRIGHSRRSVQRVVRTARREAKIAARSAATARRLPG